In Spinacia oleracea cultivar Varoflay chromosome 5, BTI_SOV_V1, whole genome shotgun sequence, a single window of DNA contains:
- the LOC130461091 gene encoding uncharacterized protein — protein MAALCRLIPLRFRVFSRTYSTFTLEGIGGSLRHFSDQKVLKIEDEVIEDEVKKIRRELDAAKESFLRIPHALKSMPKMNPEDFDLTCIVVDPSAILAAIVTALKSDQSPTYSQITWMSFTDLRNTWSDFPRQYTEEYEQCIETILSANKGRFFKSAGDIVEVRFAQTVMVVTCEWAWWLRQHICIRESMFYQWSNQWIAL, from the exons atggctGCCTTATGCAGGCTCATTCCCTTACGCTTCCGTGTTTTCTCTCGGACTTACAGTACCTTTACCCTTGAAG GAATTGGAGGGAGTTTGCGGCATTTCAGTGACCAGAAAGTGCTGAAGATCGAGGACGAGGTGATCGAGGATGAGGTCAAGAAAATTCGGCGTGAATTAGATGCTGCCAAGGAGAGTTTCCTTAGAATTCCACATGCTCTTAAGTCTATGCCTAAGATGAATCCTGAGG ATTTTGACTTGACTTGCATAGTCGTTGATCCGTCTGCAATATTAGCTGCAATTGTAACAGCTCTGAAGTCTGATCAAAGTCCAACTTACAGTCAAATTACTTGGATGTCATTTACTGATTTGAGAAATACATGGAGTGATTTCCCAAGGCAGTACACAGAGGAATACGAGCAATGTATCGAGACTATTCTATCAGCGAATAAAG GAAGATTTTTCAAGAGTGCAGGAGATATCGTAGAAGTAAGATTTGCTCAGACCGTAATGGTTGTAACCTGCGAATGGGCATGGTGGCTGAGGCAACATATCTGCATAAGAGAGTCCATGTTCTATCAATGGTCCAATCAATGGATAGCATTGTGA